A single Pedobacter sp. PACM 27299 DNA region contains:
- a CDS encoding EndoS/ChiA family endoglycosidase, which produces MKAPDPLFIAYWLGYANQKMIIETLPEGIDVINLFSLSLDAEKTLQNLYLTSNGMSWENILSGVRVQQQRGVRVLTSIASAVQPKISWNTIADPKSFAASVYELVVNTWGLDGIDIDPEMGGDVPNDTFIKVIMELAKYFGPRSGTGKIMSYVTYQYYADEQLLKRCNACFDYVSLAGYLWDVETMIHQFGLYAGLVGVKKLLIGVQPGHHQPNSLTDAIQLSQWQPDNGLKGGMMLFNINIDQDFHYTRQLIEALKSTVQRN; this is translated from the coding sequence ATGAAAGCTCCAGACCCTTTGTTTATTGCCTACTGGTTGGGTTATGCGAATCAAAAGATGATTATTGAAACACTGCCGGAAGGGATTGATGTGATCAATTTGTTTAGCCTTAGCCTGGATGCTGAAAAAACACTGCAGAATTTATACCTGACAAGTAATGGAATGAGCTGGGAAAATATCCTTTCAGGTGTCCGGGTGCAGCAGCAAAGAGGAGTTAGGGTACTGACTTCCATTGCGAGTGCTGTTCAGCCAAAAATTTCCTGGAATACCATCGCTGATCCCAAAAGTTTTGCCGCCAGTGTTTATGAATTGGTAGTCAATACCTGGGGGCTGGATGGAATTGATATAGACCCGGAAATGGGTGGCGATGTTCCTAACGATACTTTTATAAAAGTGATTATGGAGCTGGCCAAATACTTTGGACCACGTTCTGGAACAGGTAAAATCATGAGTTATGTCACCTATCAGTATTATGCTGATGAGCAATTGTTAAAGCGCTGCAATGCCTGTTTTGATTACGTATCTCTGGCTGGTTATCTCTGGGACGTAGAAACAATGATTCATCAGTTTGGATTATATGCCGGACTGGTAGGTGTTAAAAAGTTATTGATTGGTGTGCAGCCAGGGCATCATCAGCCCAATTCTTTAACAGATGCGATTCAGCTTTCTCAATGGCAGCCTGATAATGGCTTAAAAGGAGGGATGATGCTTTTTAATATCAATATCGACCAGGACTTTCATTATACCAGACAGCTGATAGAAGCACTTAAATCAACTGTGCAAAGAAATTAA